In Vibrio gangliei, a single window of DNA contains:
- a CDS encoding YraN family protein → MKLFSRQVQHKTKRDVGSQFETLACQYLTGQGLKLIDKNVSYRFGEIDLIMQDQQGIVFVEVKYRASQHYGHAAEMVTYSKSQKLIKTAMVWLKRQSLSIDNTSFRFDIVAIHNHGQDINWIKNAITQG, encoded by the coding sequence ATGAAGCTTTTCAGTCGTCAGGTTCAACACAAGACTAAACGAGACGTTGGTTCTCAATTTGAAACCTTGGCCTGCCAATATTTAACAGGCCAAGGGCTCAAACTTATCGATAAAAATGTCTCTTACCGTTTTGGTGAAATAGACTTAATCATGCAAGACCAGCAAGGCATCGTTTTTGTTGAAGTCAAATACCGCGCAAGCCAACACTATGGCCATGCCGCGGAAATGGTTACCTACAGCAAAAGTCAAAAGCTCATCAAAACAGCAATGGTTTGGCTTAAACGTCAGTCCCTTTCTATCGACAATACGTCATTTCGCTTTGATATCGTGGCGATTCATAATCACGGCCAAGATATTAATTGGATAAAGAACGCAATTACTCAAGGATAA
- a CDS encoding phosphoheptose isomerase has protein sequence MLESINDSFKESIQIQIAAAESLPDAITHAAQILVSSLLNGNKILCCGNGGSAANAQQFVSCLVNRFETERPSFPAMALTADTSTLTAIANDYQYQEIFSKQVRAFGQAGDVLIAISTAGNSSNVIKAVEAAVTRDMTIIALTGKDGGELAGLLGESDVEIRIPSHRTARIHEVHMLTLHCLCDLIDQVIFPSHEG, from the coding sequence ATGCTAGAAAGCATTAACGATAGCTTCAAAGAAAGCATACAGATTCAAATTGCCGCAGCTGAATCACTCCCTGATGCCATTACTCATGCCGCGCAAATTTTGGTGAGTAGCCTATTAAATGGCAATAAAATTTTATGTTGTGGAAATGGTGGCTCGGCGGCAAATGCACAGCAATTTGTTTCGTGTCTAGTTAACCGCTTTGAAACCGAGAGACCGAGCTTTCCAGCTATGGCGCTGACCGCAGATACATCGACCTTGACGGCGATCGCCAATGATTACCAATACCAAGAAATCTTCTCTAAGCAAGTGCGAGCGTTTGGCCAAGCAGGGGATGTTCTCATTGCGATCTCTACCGCCGGCAACAGCAGTAATGTCATCAAAGCGGTTGAAGCTGCGGTTACTCGTGATATGACCATTATTGCACTTACTGGTAAAGATGGTGGCGAACTGGCAGGTTTATTAGGTGAATCCGATGTTGAAATTCGCATTCCCTCGCATCGTACTGCTCGCATTCATGAAGTTCACATGCTGACGTTACACTGTTTGTGCGATCTGATCGATCAAGTGATTTTCCCCTCACATGAAGGATAA
- a CDS encoding BON domain-containing protein yields MKKILLILGLSSFFLAGCAATQPSSKTAQQQQWQAKNIQSNVNALNQAPQFRGKIRVTSEIIDGNVLLMGQAVDEDNRQMVESYVQDLQGVKDTYNQIRIGKPISFDQISYDIWLTTRVKSALLSDERLDNYNIKVVTENKEVFLMGKITTEKAEIAADIASRIDKVSKVIKAFTYTSEQKATTKATQEPSDNTAELSSNPDDQPAVEINDTGALEDHQVPIMEESVTPIDESDVM; encoded by the coding sequence GTGAAAAAAATTCTTCTTATTCTCGGACTCTCTAGTTTTTTTCTCGCCGGTTGTGCGGCAACACAACCTTCATCTAAAACCGCCCAACAGCAACAATGGCAAGCGAAAAACATCCAATCTAACGTCAATGCGTTAAATCAGGCACCACAATTTCGTGGCAAGATTCGCGTCACCTCTGAGATCATTGATGGCAATGTGCTGTTAATGGGCCAAGCTGTCGATGAAGATAATCGACAAATGGTGGAGTCCTATGTACAAGACCTGCAAGGCGTGAAAGATACTTATAATCAAATTCGAATCGGAAAACCAATTTCATTCGACCAAATTAGCTACGATATTTGGCTCACTACACGCGTGAAAAGCGCATTGTTATCGGATGAGCGCCTAGATAATTACAACATCAAAGTGGTCACTGAGAACAAAGAAGTATTTTTGATGGGTAAGATCACGACTGAAAAAGCTGAGATTGCCGCGGATATCGCAAGCCGTATTGATAAAGTATCAAAAGTGATCAAGGCGTTTACTTATACTTCAGAGCAAAAAGCAACGACTAAAGCGACCCAAGAGCCCAGTGACAATACCGCAGAGTTAAGCAGTAACCCCGATGACCAACCTGCTGTAGAAATCAACGATACAGGTGCACTTGAAGATCACCAAGTTCCAATTATGGAAGAATCTGTAACACCTATTGATGAAAGTGATGTGATGTAA
- a CDS encoding ABC transporter ATP-binding protein produces the protein MSVLLQSSFTHSTSVDSSLVDINHVALSIENLTCRYPNHYGAKANLVSPSVLEKLSLSVQQGEIVCLLGASGCGKTTLLKAIAGLLPLASGEIRLNGQTLDDGEHWLAPEKRNIGLIFQDYALFPHLTVAENVAFGLRDKSTNEKANIVQEMLDLVHLSGLGERYPHQLSGGQQQRVAIARSLACQPDLLLLDEPFSNIDTQVRHGLIRDIRHIFKQQGVTAIFVTHSREEAFAFSDKMAVMNKGVIEQFGTAAELYYQPSSKFVANFLGGGAYLPAEKTGEQQFDTVLGCLAIQTQSDVKIGQACDVLLRPQQVILHPDEDSDIEVIEQQFMGDHCRYLIDVQSIHLLAQANHLLEVGQKVSVQVDTDGAVVFT, from the coding sequence ATGTCGGTGTTACTCCAATCTTCATTCACTCATTCTACCTCTGTAGACTCAAGCCTGGTCGATATTAACCACGTCGCGTTGTCCATTGAGAATTTGACTTGCCGCTATCCGAATCATTACGGGGCTAAAGCCAATTTGGTATCACCTTCCGTATTAGAAAAATTGAGCTTATCAGTTCAGCAGGGCGAAATTGTTTGCTTACTAGGCGCGAGTGGTTGCGGCAAAACCACATTACTCAAAGCGATTGCTGGTTTATTGCCTTTGGCTTCTGGCGAGATTCGTTTGAATGGACAAACGTTAGATGATGGTGAACATTGGCTTGCGCCAGAAAAACGCAATATCGGCCTGATTTTTCAAGATTATGCCTTATTTCCACATTTAACTGTGGCTGAAAATGTCGCATTTGGATTGCGTGATAAAAGCACAAATGAAAAGGCTAACATAGTACAAGAAATGTTAGATCTCGTTCATTTATCGGGGCTAGGTGAGCGCTACCCTCATCAACTTTCCGGTGGGCAACAGCAAAGAGTCGCGATCGCACGGTCGTTAGCTTGTCAGCCAGATTTATTGCTATTGGATGAACCATTTTCAAATATCGACACTCAAGTTAGACATGGTTTGATTCGAGATATTCGCCATATATTTAAGCAGCAGGGGGTCACGGCGATTTTTGTCACACATTCGCGAGAAGAAGCCTTTGCTTTTTCCGATAAGATGGCGGTAATGAACAAAGGTGTTATCGAGCAATTTGGAACCGCTGCAGAGTTGTATTACCAACCTTCGAGTAAGTTTGTGGCCAATTTTCTGGGAGGTGGAGCTTATTTGCCTGCGGAAAAAACGGGTGAGCAACAATTCGATACGGTGTTAGGTTGTTTAGCTATTCAGACTCAATCGGACGTTAAAATCGGGCAAGCATGCGATGTTTTATTGCGTCCTCAGCAAGTGATATTACACCCCGATGAAGACAGCGATATTGAAGTCATAGAGCAACAATTTATGGGCGATCACTGTCGTTACTTGATTGATGTGCAGAGTATTCACCTACTGGCTCAAGCAAACCATTTGTTAGAGGTTGGACAAAAGGTGTCCGTTCAGGTCGACACCGATGGCGCGGTAGTGTTTACATGA
- a CDS encoding ABC transporter permease, translated as MKETYLPWKISSWVTALALLSPILAIFYIAVGKSDDLFSHLFSTVLPTYTLNTFLLVAGTALLALLFGLPAAWFMAMCRLPSERWLQWALVLPLAMPGYIVGYIYTDWFDFAGPIQIWLRAFFAWTPQDYWFPDLRTLPGAAVILSLVLYPYVYLLARSAFMEQSRSLLQSARLLNCTPWQSFIRVSLPLARPTIAVGLSLVAMETLGDFGTVSYFAVSTLTTAVYDTWLGYSNLTAAAKISAMMLLVVVLLLSAERYSRRKQKHYQAQFSSHEESRYVLRGWKKYAALSWCWGLVIVGFILPVAQLGSYAYRYLSQSWTLEFQVYSLNSLKVSLGAAGVCIVVALLVNFYRRLNGHMSDIQSSSVAPMRLSSLGYAVPGTVLAIGIMASLLFLDHSVNDVAKLMEWQRPGLIFSGSMFALIFAFTVRFSAVAIGSVESSLMKVPPSLDMAARTMGCNASQMLKRVHLPLSFRGALVAGLLVFIESMKELNASILLRPFNFETLSTYVYNYVSDQQLELAALPAILLVVVGLIPLILVNRSLEKVH; from the coding sequence ATGAAAGAAACCTATTTGCCATGGAAGATCAGTAGCTGGGTAACCGCACTGGCTTTGTTGTCTCCGATTTTGGCGATTTTTTATATAGCCGTTGGAAAAAGTGATGATTTGTTTAGTCACTTATTTTCCACGGTACTGCCTACTTACACGCTTAATACCTTTCTTTTGGTTGCTGGTACGGCTCTGCTTGCTTTGCTATTTGGTCTTCCTGCAGCCTGGTTTATGGCGATGTGTCGCTTACCTAGTGAGCGTTGGCTTCAGTGGGCTTTAGTTCTGCCACTTGCGATGCCTGGTTATATTGTTGGGTATATTTATACAGACTGGTTTGACTTTGCTGGGCCGATTCAAATTTGGTTAAGAGCCTTTTTTGCCTGGACACCTCAAGATTATTGGTTTCCAGACCTTAGAACCTTGCCCGGTGCCGCCGTTATTTTATCTTTGGTGCTTTATCCCTACGTCTATTTGTTAGCGCGTTCGGCGTTTATGGAACAAAGTCGAAGTCTACTGCAATCGGCACGTTTACTAAATTGCACTCCTTGGCAAAGTTTTATTCGTGTTTCTTTACCACTGGCTCGTCCTACTATCGCTGTTGGTTTGTCACTGGTTGCTATGGAAACGCTCGGCGACTTCGGTACGGTTAGTTATTTTGCGGTAAGTACATTAACCACGGCGGTTTATGATACTTGGTTAGGATATTCTAACTTAACCGCTGCGGCTAAAATTTCGGCCATGATGTTGCTTGTTGTTGTTTTGCTACTGAGTGCTGAGCGTTATAGCCGCAGAAAACAAAAGCATTACCAAGCACAATTTTCTAGCCATGAGGAAAGTCGCTATGTCTTGCGTGGCTGGAAAAAATACGCGGCTTTGAGCTGGTGTTGGGGGTTAGTTATTGTGGGTTTTATCCTGCCTGTTGCACAGTTGGGCAGTTACGCCTACCGGTATTTATCTCAGAGTTGGACATTAGAGTTTCAGGTTTATTCCTTGAATAGCCTCAAAGTTTCTCTTGGTGCGGCAGGGGTTTGCATTGTGGTTGCCTTGTTAGTGAACTTCTATCGACGCTTGAACGGACATATGTCGGATATTCAGTCTTCGAGTGTTGCTCCTATGCGCCTTTCTTCTTTAGGTTATGCTGTGCCCGGTACCGTGTTAGCCATTGGGATCATGGCGTCATTATTATTTTTAGATCATAGCGTGAATGATGTTGCGAAATTGATGGAGTGGCAGCGTCCCGGTCTGATTTTTTCCGGAAGTATGTTTGCGCTTATTTTTGCTTTTACCGTAAGATTTTCAGCCGTTGCGATAGGCAGTGTTGAGAGCAGTTTGATGAAAGTGCCACCGAGTTTAGATATGGCGGCTCGAACCATGGGTTGCAACGCATCACAAATGCTTAAGCGGGTGCATTTACCTTTATCATTTCGAGGGGCTTTAGTGGCAGGCTTGCTTGTGTTTATTGAATCGATGAAAGAGCTGAATGCTTCAATTTTACTTAGGCCGTTTAATTTTGAAACGTTGTCTACCTATGTTTATAACTATGTGTCGGATCAGCAGTTAGAGCTTGCCGCATTACCCGCCATTTTGTTGGTTGTAGTGGGCTTAATTCCTCTTATTCTCGTGAATCGCTCATTAGAAAAGGTGCATTAA
- a CDS encoding Fe(3+) ABC transporter substrate-binding protein, translating into MKKLLLSSVVAVSSFSPTVFSAEEVNVYSYRQPFLVEPMLNEFTKETGIKVNVKFAKDGIAEKLKQEGEYSPADVVLTVDISRLSELSEKDVVQAVNSDIINHNIPAQYRDKEGEWFGVTTRARAVYSSKDRVGKLPASFDYMDLSKPEYKGKICTRPGKHPYNVSLVSAMIAHHGEAETKQWLEGLKANLARKPQGSDRGQVQAIKEGLCDYSLGNSYYFGKMLNDKEQKPWAEAVYINFPGQEAFGTHVNISGMAMAKYAPNKENALKLMEFLSGETAQKMYAEDNFESPVKEGVAPSKLVASWGEYKADTLSLDEVAAHHEQAVKLLDEVKFDL; encoded by the coding sequence ATGAAAAAATTATTATTATCTAGTGTGGTTGCAGTTTCTTCTTTTAGCCCTACCGTTTTCTCAGCAGAAGAAGTTAATGTGTATTCTTATCGTCAACCATTTTTGGTTGAGCCAATGCTGAATGAATTTACCAAAGAAACTGGCATTAAAGTGAATGTGAAATTTGCTAAAGATGGCATTGCTGAAAAATTAAAGCAAGAAGGGGAATACAGCCCAGCTGATGTCGTGTTAACCGTTGATATTAGTCGCCTATCTGAATTAAGCGAGAAAGATGTGGTTCAAGCTGTGAACAGTGACATCATTAATCATAACATTCCAGCTCAATATAGAGATAAAGAAGGGGAGTGGTTTGGCGTAACTACTCGTGCGCGTGCCGTATACTCCTCTAAAGATCGTGTTGGTAAACTGCCAGCTTCATTTGATTATATGGATCTCTCTAAGCCTGAATACAAAGGGAAGATCTGTACTCGTCCAGGTAAACATCCTTATAACGTTTCTTTGGTGTCTGCGATGATCGCTCACCATGGTGAAGCAGAGACTAAGCAATGGCTTGAAGGTTTAAAAGCGAATCTTGCGCGTAAACCTCAAGGTAGTGATCGTGGCCAAGTGCAAGCGATTAAAGAAGGTCTATGTGATTACTCGTTAGGTAACAGTTACTACTTTGGCAAAATGCTCAATGACAAAGAACAGAAACCTTGGGCTGAAGCTGTGTATATCAACTTCCCAGGTCAAGAAGCCTTTGGTACTCACGTCAATATCAGCGGCATGGCGATGGCAAAATACGCCCCGAATAAAGAGAATGCTCTGAAGTTGATGGAGTTCTTATCTGGTGAAACGGCGCAAAAAATGTATGCTGAGGATAACTTTGAGTCACCAGTGAAAGAGGGAGTAGCTCCATCTAAACTGGTTGCATCTTGGGGCGAGTATAAAGCGGATACTTTATCTTTAGATGAGGTTGCGGCTCACCATGAACAAGCGGTAAAACTCCTTGATGAAGTTAAATTCGATTTATAG
- a CDS encoding ammonium transporter encodes MEMTEMKYALDTFFLLISGALVMWMAAGFAMLEAGLVRSKNTTEILTKNFVLFGIACTMFLLVGYNIMYVGNAEGGIFPSFGGLIGTQADDAGHSLGSDFFFQVVFVATAMSVVSGAVAERMKLSAFLVFSVVLTGFIYPIEGYWTWGGGFLSAAGFSDFAGSGIVHLAGAAAALAGVLLLGARKGKYGKNGEVHPIQGSNMPLATLGTFILWFGWFGFNGGSQLALSSADDATAVGMVYLNTNAAAAAGAVAALIAVKLIWGKADLTMILNGALAGLVAITADPASPSPVMSVVIGAIAGVLVIFSILFFDKVKIDDPVGALSVHGVCGIFGLLMVPFSNDGASFGAQIYGAVVIFAWVFVASLVVWAILKATMGIRVTEEEEMDGVDMHDCGVAAYPEFTSTK; translated from the coding sequence ATGGAAATGACAGAAATGAAATACGCATTAGATACATTTTTTCTACTGATATCTGGTGCGTTAGTAATGTGGATGGCCGCTGGCTTTGCCATGTTGGAAGCGGGCTTAGTTCGCTCTAAAAATACCACTGAAATTTTGACTAAAAACTTTGTTCTATTTGGTATTGCTTGCACCATGTTCTTATTGGTGGGTTATAACATCATGTACGTAGGTAATGCTGAGGGAGGGATTTTCCCATCATTTGGTGGCTTAATTGGTACGCAAGCCGATGATGCTGGCCATTCACTAGGTTCTGATTTCTTCTTCCAGGTGGTATTTGTTGCAACAGCTATGTCAGTGGTATCTGGTGCCGTTGCTGAACGTATGAAATTATCAGCTTTCTTGGTCTTCAGCGTTGTATTAACTGGCTTTATTTACCCAATTGAAGGTTATTGGACCTGGGGTGGTGGTTTCCTATCTGCAGCTGGATTCAGTGATTTTGCAGGCTCAGGTATTGTGCACTTAGCAGGTGCTGCTGCAGCATTGGCTGGCGTGTTACTTCTTGGTGCGCGTAAAGGTAAATACGGTAAAAATGGTGAGGTTCATCCGATTCAAGGTTCGAACATGCCACTGGCAACATTAGGTACATTTATCCTATGGTTCGGTTGGTTCGGTTTTAACGGTGGTTCTCAATTGGCGCTTTCTTCAGCTGATGATGCCACGGCTGTTGGTATGGTTTATCTAAATACCAACGCAGCTGCAGCAGCGGGTGCGGTTGCAGCTCTTATTGCTGTTAAGCTAATTTGGGGTAAAGCAGACCTTACTATGATTCTTAACGGTGCATTGGCTGGTTTAGTTGCGATTACTGCTGACCCAGCATCACCATCACCAGTAATGTCGGTTGTGATTGGCGCGATTGCCGGTGTGCTTGTTATCTTCAGCATCTTGTTCTTCGATAAAGTTAAAATCGATGATCCAGTTGGTGCACTGTCTGTACACGGCGTTTGTGGTATCTTCGGTCTTCTGATGGTGCCATTTAGCAATGACGGTGCATCATTTGGTGCTCAAATCTACGGTGCTGTTGTTATCTTTGCATGGGTATTTGTTGCTAGCCTAGTCGTATGGGCTATTTTGAAAGCAACGATGGGTATCCGTGTTACTGAAGAAGAAGAAATGGATGGTGTTGATATGCACGATTGTGGTGTTGCAGCTTATCCTGAATTTACTTCAACAAAATAA
- the glnK gene encoding P-II family nitrogen regulator, with protein sequence MKLISAIIKPFKLDDVREALADVGIEGMTVSEVKGFGRQKGHTELYRGAEYQVDFLPKVKVEIATQSDNVDRVIEAIMKAAQTGKIGDGKIFVFDLQHAVRIRTGEMDDEAL encoded by the coding sequence ATGAAATTAATTAGTGCAATTATTAAACCATTTAAATTAGACGATGTTCGTGAAGCTCTAGCGGATGTAGGTATCGAAGGTATGACCGTTTCTGAAGTTAAAGGCTTTGGTCGTCAGAAAGGTCATACTGAGCTTTATCGCGGTGCTGAGTATCAAGTTGACTTTTTGCCTAAGGTAAAAGTCGAAATTGCCACGCAGAGTGATAATGTTGATCGTGTGATTGAAGCGATAATGAAAGCGGCACAAACTGGGAAAATTGGTGACGGTAAAATTTTCGTATTTGACCTTCAGCATGCAGTCCGTATCCGTACGGGTGAAATGGATGATGAAGCGCTTTAA
- a CDS encoding YacL family protein — MDFQFKKNTLDGSYHVVFSSGHEAIGHWLLEELGSDLVKLEQLMQQIGAQKENLQEWRLLGREWSLFIEQNEVHITANHLLSLEDEDLYDDLSAYDEESESWCGVEDFEQVLHSWRAFID, encoded by the coding sequence ATGGATTTTCAATTTAAGAAAAATACCTTAGATGGTAGTTATCATGTTGTGTTTTCTTCTGGGCATGAAGCGATTGGTCATTGGCTGTTAGAAGAGTTAGGTTCTGATCTGGTAAAACTTGAGCAGCTTATGCAACAAATTGGTGCGCAGAAAGAAAACCTGCAAGAATGGCGTTTGTTAGGGCGAGAGTGGAGTCTTTTTATTGAACAGAATGAAGTGCATATTACTGCTAACCATCTGTTAAGTTTAGAGGATGAAGACTTATATGATGATCTTTCTGCCTACGATGAAGAGAGTGAATCTTGGTGCGGTGTGGAAGATTTTGAACAAGTTTTGCATTCTTGGCGTGCATTCATTGATTAA
- a CDS encoding phosphoadenylyl-sulfate reductase gives MLNDIKQVNQLEELLSLNKVEQSLKLAEINEQLEKLSAQQRVRWALDNLQGEFAVSSSFGIQAAVMLHLVTQEKADIPVILTDTGYLFPETYRFIDELTKKLNLNLKVFRAEQSPNWQEALYGKLWEQGVEGIEKYNKINKVEPMRRALQELKVSTWFSGLRREQSSSRNHLPILAIQNGVFKFLPIIDWSNKDIYDYLQKHGLSYHPLWEEGYLSVGDTHTTRKWEPGMSEEETRFFGLKRECGLHEDDPDAQKDGSGI, from the coding sequence ATGCTTAATGACATAAAACAAGTTAATCAGTTAGAAGAGCTGCTTTCTCTTAATAAAGTAGAGCAAAGTTTAAAGCTCGCTGAGATTAATGAGCAGTTAGAGAAGCTTTCCGCCCAACAAAGAGTACGTTGGGCGCTCGATAACTTACAGGGTGAATTTGCGGTTTCATCCAGTTTTGGTATTCAAGCTGCGGTAATGCTGCATTTAGTCACGCAAGAAAAAGCGGATATACCGGTTATCTTGACCGATACTGGGTATTTGTTTCCAGAGACATACCGCTTTATTGATGAGCTGACTAAAAAGTTGAACCTTAACCTAAAAGTGTTCCGTGCAGAGCAAAGCCCAAACTGGCAAGAAGCCCTTTATGGTAAGTTGTGGGAACAAGGCGTCGAAGGAATAGAAAAGTATAACAAGATAAATAAAGTGGAACCTATGCGTCGAGCACTACAGGAGCTCAAGGTTTCAACTTGGTTTTCTGGTTTACGTCGCGAACAATCCAGTTCGCGTAATCACTTGCCTATTCTTGCGATCCAAAATGGTGTATTCAAATTTCTACCTATTATTGATTGGAGCAACAAAGACATTTATGACTATTTGCAAAAGCATGGTTTGTCTTACCATCCATTATGGGAAGAAGGTTACTTATCAGTAGGGGATACTCACACCACGAGAAAGTGGGAGCCTGGTATGTCTGAAGAGGAAACGCGCTTTTTTGGCTTAAAGCGAGAATGCGGTTTGCATGAAGATGACCCTGATGCGCAGAAAGATGGGTCAGGCATATAA